In Spirochaetota bacterium, the genomic window TGGGTACGTCACACTATTAACACCACGGGATCAGGAAATTTGATTTTTTTGCGCACGGCGCGCGCCCCAACCCTCGTTCCGGGGGCCCTTTCCCTTCCGCCGGCTGCGGTGGAAAAAGCCTCCCGAATACTTCCGGTTATTGCGGCACGTCCCGTTCCTAAGGCGACATAATGCAGCTATCACATACAAAAAAAATTGTAAACAAAAAAATCAATTAATTTCCAAAAAAATTCAATTAATTTCCTCCCCTCGTTTTATGACATTCCCGGCCCGGTCCGGTGTTCCCGTTCCGGACCGGGTGTTTTCGCGATTATCTCAGGTTCATCAGCTCCCTGTACGACCGTATGGCCTCGTCGCGAACGGCCTTTGTAAACGTAAGCGCCAGCTCCGCTTTCTGCGTTGCGATCATCACCGTGTGAATATCCACCGACCCGGGCTCATGGATCATCTTCTGGCTCAGGTCCTCGGCGTCAATCTGCAGGTCGTTCAGCTTGTTCACCGCCGACTTGAGCATATCGGCAAAGGAACCCGCCACGTCGTCATCGGGTTTCAGGGCCTGGAAGCCGTCCATGTGCAGCGGATTCGTGGTCTTGAGCCCTACCAGGTGCCCGGTAAACGTCGTATCGATCGTATTCATGCCGTAGTGGTCCTCTCGTTTTTTTCGCTTCGGAGGTCGAATATCACGTTACACCACGCGTCCGCGTTTCCACTTCCCGTGCGGGCCACCCGGCGCAGGCTATTTATCTGCGAAAGCTCATGCGTTATATTGATCTCCATCTTTCCCGACTGTTCCCTCATCATACACGTCCTCCTTTAAGCTCCTGTTCTTCCGATCTCGAGCGCCTTCATATACATCGACCGGGCGTTGTTGACCATCGTCACATTGGCCTCGTACGAGCGCGACGCCGAGATCAGGTCGGTCATCTCCATTACGATATTGACGTTGGGCATCTCGACATACCCCCTTTTCGGGCCTATCTTGATGGCGTCGGGGTGGGTCGGATCGTACGACAGCCTGAACGGCTCCGCGTCCTGCTCGATTTTCACCACCCGGACCCCCTGCCCCGCCCCGTGCTCGATTCGCGACGGCACCAGCGGCGATTTATAGAACGGACGGATATTCACCG contains:
- the fliE gene encoding flagellar hook-basal body complex protein FliE; the protein is MNTIDTTFTGHLVGLKTTNPLHMDGFQALKPDDDVAGSFADMLKSAVNKLNDLQIDAEDLSQKMIHEPGSVDIHTVMIATQKAELALTFTKAVRDEAIRSYRELMNLR
- the flgC gene encoding flagellar basal body rod protein FlgC, with the protein product MGMFDAFNISSTGLTAQRLRMDVISSNVANATTTRTPEGGPYKRQRAIFAPVNIRPFYKSPLVPSRIEHGAGQGVRVVKIEQDAEPFRLSYDPTHPDAIKIGPKRGYVEMPNVNIVMEMTDLISASRSYEANVTMVNNARSMYMKALEIGRTGA